One Cuculus canorus isolate bCucCan1 chromosome 2, bCucCan1.pri, whole genome shotgun sequence genomic region harbors:
- the GOLGA4 gene encoding golgin subfamily A member 4 isoform X1: MFKKLKQKISEEQASPRGAGARAVPQGNSKSCTVADERIEQYLLLGCNDEDTSSNEELLAGMIAEPAFLSEYTIFALDPTKQAKPQSDRVSVTQQVFPESPGSGPASPQVSLPKQSFQDGQAGTETSDLSTCSEEQNPSPVRAVEPGSSEVNEDSVTTLDALNQRVNHQRSSLHYYKEVMRSCKEHCAQLTSEKEALQEQLEERLQELEKIKDLHMAEKSKLITQLRDAKNSIEQLVQDKGMVIAETKRQMHETLEMKEEEVAQLRAKIKQLTTEVKELKEQKEKSEKAGFEELERALSNAQKAEEARKKMQAEMDEKIKAVEKASEEDRVNLQRELTRAKQEVVEIMKKSSEERVATLEKFHQKEMATKDQELNERLQAQEKKFQEKMKAALEKKQSECLKALQEQKEQESLALEELVLQKKAIQSECDKKVQKMRQKVETLRTRILELESCLAKNSQDDRKQSEDLSTQMDSDKKQHNKEIDDMVEKHKEELETMKQQQEKLWREKLQLLEQQQLTEIEKIRKKQEKEIDTILKEKEIIFRAHIEEMNEKTLEKLDVKQTELEALSSELSEALKMRHDLEEELSELSSKLCEVKKEWEGKLEEERSRHKEEIEIMLKKHEMSVQGAEKVLKEELEQLKQSLEEKDRHLEELKTREQKLKESAEQSEAELVQVSAKLEELSESHESTSNEQAKTYEEKLAKLQQKLTDLEDEKLQLGEELQRTESQLNEVKSELEAYISQVHDLKQHLQEQSIENTQKVTSLTQQYECQLKDLQREADEIKGSVTEKENEIEHMKKLHNKQVEELKQKLLAAEERITALQGEYESKLKHQENKMEKIKQKSKNMQETFKNKLTEQEAKLKIELENKQLEFNQKESEFNAKILEMAHASSASISDAVSKVESNQKEQLDSLVEAHRRELEEVTQSWEKKLSQQVEELQEKHEMELQEKEQEVGDLKQKLAAFSAEKESSRTEVTRLKEEQMKREESLKELQEQLRQSVAKVDVLSDKESDLKTQLKKLEDDLNHSLKEKSGLQEQLSKQKAVEEEDKAKITELANTLQTLEEKLQAMQSSQYKDNENYKKKIEAIQLKETELKRQSGELAVWLDSYWKNAEALLQTKSNELIEKCNAKIGLVTCKIADCERQTAKVKEAVLVKMSKIPELEAQLRDVTEHHSVASTSLQKSMQQLQEKDNLIMSMRADIEELVAEKEQLQKEGGHQKEAASEKETRITQLRKELSENINAVTSMREELQEKESKISALNKTIDDLNVRLESMISLAEKEAAVSLLSRQHQEDQLQLLNQVKELSSRVETLTQEKASALEQVDHCTAKLSEWKMKAQTKFTQNHDTITDLQCKLELSNNEANKKDEELNNLKEQLAKQSKNLDSLKSELEQKQSRMEKQESELTAKLKKQTARIAELEEHVAQKTSENDSLMEELKKYEQKETEQKEIAWQLQQAEKVAFEKDNRFKEAEEKVLNLEKQIVSLRGEFEAKEREFDEMKSVMLRSKEEELKELEEKLNAENSTKLADLKKKAEQKIGSIKKQLMSQMEEREQQFKQDRENQLRDLEQQVQEKEAKIESLEEKIKSTKDSVVLEKEMLQKVESVKAAIEQEKMKMLENVQQTYEEKMQVLQRGLTEKDELLQKYEKNQEESKVSHLELQNKQQELLEKLECLEKSHQEEQSRTESLRKELEQQAKKYSLLVDEHTRCGSDLASTREELKAKEQKLHGIEDVIGDYQKKMQEKEAFSQSLEQKLKELEDVVKENEAQKIAMEEKRLRDEEKLRSLQQQLDERNDNLKTFEENAEGKAASVLELQKLLSDMQNQEKDLQAKLKETEREKNKLRKEVSNLQKDLRTLRKEHQQELELAKEEYLEEMKKKIGCEREDIELKHNSTLKQLMREFNTQLAQKEKEKEMAVKETISKAQEVEAELIENHHIETTQLHKKIAEKDDDLKRTVEKYEEILEAREEEMTAKVYELQTQLGDLQNEYKQRMAEEHWNNEKVTVTELQAQLAQKTTLVNDSKLKEQELKEQIHVLEDQLKKYEKKMYVTSVGTPYKDANLHQTDVSLFGEPTEFEYLRKVLFEYMMGRETKTMARVITTVLKFSADQTQKILEREDARPRFTSSRRGIF; encoded by the exons GGTAATTCCAAATCCTGTACAGTAGCTGACGAGAGAATTGAGCAGTATCTACTTTTAGGCTGCAATGATGAAGACACTTCATCAAATGAAGAG CTGCTAGCCGGGATGATAGCAGaacctgcttttctctctgagtATACTATCTTTGCTTTGGATCCCACCAAACAAGCTAAGCCACAAAGTGACCGTGTG AGCGTAACTCAACAAGTGTTTCCCGAATCCCCAGGAAGTGGACCGGCATCCCCACAG GTGTCCTTGCCGAAACAGAGCTTCCAAGATGGTCAGGCAGGCACTGAAACGTCTGATCTCAGTACCTGTTCTGAAGAACAAAATCCAAGTCCAGTCCGTGCTGTGGAACCAGGAAGCAGCG AGGTTAATGAAGATTCTGTTACGACACTGGATGCTCTTAATCAGAGGGTGAACCACCAAAGAAGCTCGCTGCATTATTACAAGGAGGTGATGCGGTCATGTAAGGAGCACTGTGCCCAGTTAACAAGTGAGAAGGAGGCGCTTCAGGAACAGCTTGAAGAGAGGCTTCAGGAGCTGGAGAAAATCAAA GACCTTCATATGGCTGAGAAGAGTAAACTGATTACACAGCTGCGTGATGCAAAGAATTCAATTGAGCAGCTAGTACAGGAcaag GGCATGGTAATTGCAGAGACAAAGCGACAGATGCATGAGACATTGGaaatgaaggaggaggaggtagCCCAACTGCGTGCTAAGATCAAACAGCTAACTACAGAAGTCAAGgaattaaaagaacagaaagaaaaatctgaaaaagctG gtttTGAAGAGCTTGAGAGGGCTCTGAGTAATGCCcaaaaggcagaggaagcacggaaaaaaatgcaggcagaaatggatgaaaaaataaaagcagtagaaaaagCAAGTGAGGAGGACAGGGTAAATCTTCAACGAGAGTTAACCAGAGCAAAACAAGAGGTGGTTGAGATTATGAAG AAGTCTTCAGAAGAGCGTGTTGCTACACTAGAAAAATTCCATCAAAAAGAAATGGCTACCAAAGATCAGGAGCTAAATGAGAGATTACAGGCCCAAGAAAAGAAGTTCCAGGAGAAGATGAAGGCAGCTCTT gaaaaaaagcagagtgagTGTTTAAAAGCCCTCCAGGAACAAAAGGAGCAAGAATCGCTAGCCTTGGAAGAATTAGTGCTGCAGAAGAAAGCGATACAGTCAGAGTGTGACAAGAAAGTTCAGAAGATGCGTCAAAAAGTAGAGACTTTGAGAACT AGGATTCTTGAACTGGAAAGCTGTCTTGCCAAGAATTCGCAAGATGACAGAAAGCAATCGGAAGACTTAAGCACTCAGATGGACTCTGATAAAAAGCAGCACAATAAGGAAATTGATGATATGGTTgaaaaacacaaggaagaaCTGGAGACtatgaaacagcagcaggaaaagctttggagagaaaaacTTCAACTCTTAGAGCAACAACAGCtaactgaaatagaaaaaattagaaagaaacaagaaaaggagataGATacaattttgaaagagaaagaaattattttccgTGCGCACATAGAAGAGATGAATGAAAAAACATTAGAGAAACTTGATGTGAAGCAAACAGAACTAGAAGCACTGTCCTCCGAGTTATCAGAAGCACTAAAGATGCGTCATGATTTAGAAGAAGAGCTTTCAGAACTGAGTAGTAAGCTGTGTGAGGTAAAGAAAGAGTGGGAAGGAAAgttggaagaagagaggagccggcacaaagaagaaatagaaattatgttaaaaaagcatgaaatgtcTGTTCAAGGAGCTGAGAAGGTACTCAAAGAGGAACTTGAGCAACTCAAGCAATCATTGGAAGAGAAAGACAGGCATCTGGAGGAACTGAAAACACGTGAACAGAAACTAAAGGAATCTGCAGAACAATCTGAAGCTGAGCTTGTCCAAGTGTCTGCAAAGCTAGAGGAGCTTTCAGAGTCTCATGAGAGCACTTCTAATGAGCAGGCAAAGACTTATGAAGAGAAATtagcaaagctgcagcaaaaaCTGACAGATCTTGAGGATGAAAAACTGCAACTTGGTGAAGAGCTACAAAGAACTGAATCCCAGCTGAATGAAGTCAAGAGCGAGTTAGAGGCGTACATCTCTCAGGTGCATGACCTGAAGCAGCACTTGCAAGAGCAGAGTattgaaaatacacaaaaagtAACCTCTCTAACACAACAATATGAATGTCAACTGAAGGATCTACAAAGAGAGGCTGATGAGATAAAAGGAAGTgtaactgagaaagaaaatgaaattgaacACATGAAGAAGTTACACAACAAGCAAGTGGAAGAGCTTAAACAGAAACTGTTAGCTGCAGAGGAGAGAATTACTGCTCTACAAGGAGAATATGAAAGTAAACTAAAGCATCAGGAgaacaaaatggagaaaattaagcagaaatcaaaaaacatgcaggaaactttcaaaaataaacttACTGAGCAGGAAGCTAAACTGAAAATAGAGCTTGAAAACAAGCAGTTGGAGTTCAACCAGAAAGAAAGTGAATTCAATGCTAAAATACTGGAAATGGCACATGCCAGCTCAGCCAGCATCAGTGATGCTGTGTCAAAAGTGGAATCTAATCAGAAAGAGCAACTGGACAGTCTTGTTGAGGCTCATAGGCGAGAGTTAGAAGAAGTTACCCAGAGTTGGGAAAAGAAACTCAGTCAGCAGGTTGAAGAGCTCCAAGAAAAACACGAAATGGAACTGCaagagaaagagcaggaagTTGGAGACCTGAAACAGAAACTTGCTGCCTTCAGTGCTGAGAAGGAGAGCTCCAGAACAGAAGTAACCCGActgaaggaagaacagatgAAAAGGGAGGAGTCGCTGAAGGAATTGCAAGAACAACTAAGGCAGTCAGTAGCTAAGGTGGATGTTTTGTCAGATAAGGAAAGTGATCTGAAAACACAGTTGAAAAAATTGGAAGATGATCTTAACCACTCCCTGAAAGAGAAGTCAGGACTTCAAGAACAGCTCAGTAAACAGAAAGCAGTTGAGGAAGAGGACAAAGCCAAAATTACTGAGCTGGCCAATACACTGCAAACACTTGAAGAGAAACTCCAGGCTATGCAGTCTTCTCAGTataaagataatgaaaattataagaaaaaaatagaggcaATTCAGCTAAAGGAAACTGAGCTTAAAAGGCAATCGGGAGAACTTGCAGTCTGGTTAGATTCTTATTGGAAGAATGCTGAAGCTTTattacaaacaaaaagcaatgaattaattgaaaaatgtaACGCAAAAATTGGCCTAGTAACATGCAAAATTGCAGATTGCGAGCGCCAAACTGCAAAAGTTAAAGAAGCAGTATTAGTTAAAATGAGTAAGATTCCTGAGCTGGAAGCTCAGCTTAGAGACGTAACAGAGCATCATTCTGTTGCAAGTACTTCTTTACAAAAGTCCATGCAACAGCTGCAAGAGAAGGACAATCTAATTATGTCCATGAGAGCTGACATTGAAGAACTTGTAGCAGAAAAGGAACAATTGCAGAAGGAGGGAGGGCACCAGAAGGAAGCGGcgtcagaaaaagaaactcgCATAACACAGCTGAGGAAAGAGTTATCTGAAAATATCAATGCTGTCACCTCAATGAGGGAGGAACTCCAGGAAAAGGAATCCAAGATCTCTGCTCTCAACAAAACAATTGATGACCTTAATGTTAGACTTGAAAGCATGATAAGTTtagcagagaaggaagcagcCGTGAGTCTGTTAAGCAGGCAACATCAAGAGGATCAGTTGCAATTGTTAAACCAGGTAAAGGAGTTATCGTCCAGAGTTGAGACGCTGACTCAAGAAAAAGCATCTGCTCTTGAGCAGGTAGATCATTGCACAGCCAAGCTGTCGGAGTGGAAGATGAAAGCACAAACCAAGTTTACCCAAAATCACGATACTATTACAGATTTGCAGTGCAAACTTGAATTAAGCAATAATGAAGCCAATAAAAAAGACGAAGAGCTAAATAACTTGAAGGAGCAACTGGCTAAACAAAGCAAGAATCTGGATAGTTTAAAAAGTGAATtggaacaaaagcaaagcagaatggaaaaacaagaaagcGAATTGActgcaaagttaaaaaaacaaacagcaagaatTGCTGAATTAGAGGAACACGTTGCTcagaaaacttctgaaaatgatTCCTTGATGGAGGAACTTAAAAAGTatgaacaaaaggaaacagaacaaaaagagaTAGCTTGGCaactgcagcaggcagagaaggtGGCTTTTGAGAAGGACAATAGGTTTAAGGAGGCTGAAGAAAAAGTACTTAATCTTGAGAAGCAAATAGTGTCACTGAGAGGTGAATTTGAAGCAAAGGAGAGGGAATTTGATGAAATGAAATCAGTGATGCTTAGAAGCAAAgaagaagaactgaaagaatTGGAAGAGAAACTAAATGCCGAAAACAGTACGAAGCTGGCAgatctgaaaaagaaagcagagcaaaaaatTGGTTCTATTAAAAAGCAATTGATGTCTCAGATGGAAGAAAGGGAACAGCAGTTTAAGCAGGACAGAGAAAATCAGCTCAGAGACTTGGAACAACAAGTGCAAGAGAAAGAGGCCAAAATTGagtctttggaagaaaaaattaagtcaaCGAAAGATTCTGTGGTactggagaaagaaatgctgcaaaaagTAGAGAGTGTAAAAGCTGCCatagaacaagaaaaaatgaaaatgcttgaGAATGTCCAACAGACAtatgaagagaaaatgcaggTGTTACAGAGGGGCTTAACAGAAAAAGACGAATTGTTGCAAAAATAcgaaaaaaaccaagaagagAGTAAGGTCAGTCACCTagaactgcaaaacaaacagcaagagCTCCTTGAAAAATTGGAATGTCTTGAGAAGAGCCACCAAGAGGAGCAAAGTAGGACTGAAAGCCTCAGGAAAGAACTTGAGCAGCAAGCCAAAAAATACTCACTATTAGTGGATGAGCATACTCGTTGTGGCAGTGATTTAGCAAGCACTAGGGAGGAATTAAAAGCTAAAGAACAAAAACTTCATGGCATAGAGGATGTAATTGGAgattaccagaaaaaaatgcaggaaaaggaGGCATTCAGTCAGTCTTTAGAGCAGAAGCTAAAAGAGTTGGAAGATGTAGTGAAGGAAAACGAAGCGCAGAAGATTgcaatggaagaaaagagattgaGAGATGAGGAAAAGCTAAGAAGTTTACAGCAACAGTTGGATGAAAGAAATGACAATCTGAAAACTTTTGAGGAGAATgctgaaggaaaagctgcatCTGTTTTGGAGCTGCAGAAGTTACTAAGCGATATGCAGAACCAGGAGAAGGACTTGCAGGCTAAACTTAAAGAGACTGAAAGGGAGAAGAACAAACTACGCAAGGAAGTGAGTAATCTTCAAAAAGACTTACGTACTCTGCGAAAAGAAcatcagcaggagctggagttGGCAAAGGAGGAGTAtttagaagaaatgaagaagaaaatcgG ATGTGAACGAGAAGACATTGAGTTAAAGCACAACTCCACCTTAAAGCAGTTAATGAGAGAGTTCAATACTCAACtggctcaaaaagaaaaagaaaaggaaatggcagTAAAAGAGACGATCA gtaAAGCCCAGGAGGTAGAAGCTGAACTGATAGAAAATCATCACATAGAGACAACACAATTGCACAAAAAGATTGCTGAAAAAGATGATGATCTAAAAAGAACTgtggaaaaatatgaagaaatccTTGAG GCTCGTGAAGAAGAGATGACTGCAAAAGTTTATGAGTTGCAGACACAGCTAGGAGACTTGCAAAATGAATACAAACAAAGGATGGCAGAAGAACATTGGAACAATGAAAAA